A segment of the Lentisphaerota bacterium genome:
GCTCCAGGATTTTCATTATTTGGTGGACGCTTCTTCTTTCAAGAAAGCTTCCTTCGCCGCCAGGCCGCCCGCGCCGCGAATGTAGATCTCAACCCGGCGGTTCTCCGGATTGCCATTCACCAGATCGGGTTGCACCTTGGGACGGGTGAAGCCGAAGCCCACGGCCTTCAGCCGCGAAGCCTGAATGCCCTTCTCGGTCAGGTGCTTTTGCACCGCCTTGGCGCGCAGTTCAGAGAGGTTCTGGTTGTACTGCGGGCTGGACTTGGCCTTGCGGTCGGCGTGACCTTCGATCACGGCGGTGGCTTCGGGGTGTCGGGTCAGCACTTTGGCAATGACATCGAATTGCGCAAAGTACTTCGGATCGCGAATGACCGTCTCGTCATAACCGAATTCCACCTGCACGGCGAAGAGCATCAGATCGTCGTTCTTGTTCAACGGGTCCGTGCTGTCTTCCAGCACTTCATGCCCGTCCCACACACCGCCGGCATCGGTGTCGGGTTTCAGCGGGTCGGTCTTGTACTTCAAGACCTCGTCGCCATCACTCAACAGGTCGAAGTCGGTGTCGCGATTCAAGGGGTCGGTCTTGTAGACGTTGACCTCTTCCCCGTCCGTGAGCCCGTCGCCATCGGTGTCTTTCATGCGGGGATTCGTTCCCAGGCGAGCCTCCTCTGCGTCGGTCAGTCCGTCACCGTCGGTGTCGGTCTCACCCACGACTGCGCCGGTGCCCGTCGGCGCAGCGGCCGGCTGGCCGCCAAACCGGTAGATCATGCCCAGATCAAACATGGGCACGGCTTCCACCTTGCTGTGGATACCAGCCGCCAGCGTCGCATTGGCCCGCAGCGAGACGGAGTCGGTCCAGTGCCAAATCACACCGCCGCCCACGCGCGGCATCCAGGCGTCGACCGAGTGATCCGCAAAGATGCGATCCGGGCTGCGCATATAGCCGGCGCCGACGGAGACGTAGGGATCCCACCGCTCCCAGCGGTTGAAATGATACAGCACGTCGGCAGACACGCCCCAAGCCTCAGCCGGTTTAAACGTCTCGGGTCCGTATTTGCTCTGACTGCTTTTCGAAAACCGCGGTCCGTAAAGCCCGCCAAACTCAAAAGTGAGATGGTCGGTGGCTTCATACCCAAGCCGCAGCAAGCCGATGCTGCCGGCATTTGCGGGCTCGTTGCCTTCAAAGATCAGCACGCCGATGCCCGGGCTCACATACCATTTGCCAATATCCGATTTTTCCTGCGCGGAAACCGGGGCCGAAGCAACCACGCTGGCTACAGTGGCCAGAAGGATCAGATTGAGTGTTTTCATGAGAGGAAACTCCTTTTGTTATGTGCGGTGTCACTGTAGCGGATGACGCCTCAAATTGGCAATAAAAAAATTCGGTGGCCGATCTGCGTGGCCATGGCTTTTTCTTTGCCCCCTCTTTCATCAGAAAAAGATATGCCCTTGCAAGCCCTAGCAGCAACAGCGCGCTTGACACCCCCGGCCTGTTTCTGGCACGCTCTCAATAAAGAGGCGGATCATTGGGCAGGCGTCCTGGGGCGCGTGCTGGTCCGGTCCCACACGCGATTTCCGAGCATGAATGTAAACGGCAAGCCTTACCGCAGCATCTGGATCAACCCGAATGGTCCCGCCGCCGTGCAGGTGATCGACCAGCGCAGGCGTCCCCATGCCTTTGCCGTCCTGGATTGGCGCACGGTGGAGGCGGTCTGGCGGGCGATTCTCGGCCTCTTCCCCGAGATGAAAACAAAAATCCCCCAAGCCACACGGGGCATCCCATGAGCATTGGCATCATCGGCGGATCCGGTCTGGACAATCCCGATTTCTTCGCAAACCCCCATGACGAGGCGGTCGTCACCCCTTATGGGGAGCCGTCCTCGCCGTTGAAGCACGGAACGATCGGCGGTGTCGCTGTTGTGCTGCTGGCCCGTCACGGCCGCGGGCACACCCTGCCGCCGACGCAGGTGAATGATCGCGCCAACATCCACGCGCTCAAGATGGCGGGCTGCACGCACATTGTGGCGACCACCGCCGTGGGTTCGCTGCGCGAAGAAATCCACCGGGGCGATCTGGTGATTCTGGACCAGTTCATTGATTTCACCCGGCGGCGGCATCTGACCTTCCACGATTCCTTCGCCTGGCAAGCCCCGGTGCATGCGCCGATGGCCGATCCGTTCAACGGCGCCATGCGCGCCCTCCTGATCGCGGCGTGCGAGCGGTTGGGCTACGCGCATCACCCCCGTGGAACCGTGATCACGATCGAGGGGCCCCGCTTCTCCACGCGCGCCGAGTCGCGCATGTTCCGCCTCTGGGGCGCCGACGTGGTCAACATGTCGGTCGCGATCGAGGCGGGCCTGGCCAACGAAGCGCGCATCCCTTATGCGGCGGTGGCGATGTGCACGGACTACGACTGCTGGAAAGAGGATGAAGAGCCGGTGAGCTGGGAGGCGATCGCCGCAGTGTTCAAGCAGAACGCCGAAAAGGTCGCCCGGCTCTTGATGCAGGTGATTCCTCTGGTGACGACCCCCGGCGGAGAGGCGCGCTGACACGCGGAGATGGAATTGATCGCAAAACAGGTGTCCAATGAAAGGAACACGCGGATGAAGAAGACACGTTCACACGGCTCCAGACCTCATTCACGGGCGACCACGGAACGGTGCTTCACGCTTGACTGGCCCGACAACGGCGCGGGCGTCGGCGGTGTCTTTGTGCGCGAGATCATCGGTGGTGGCGATGGCCCCACGCTGCTCGTGACGGCCGGCGAGCATGGCGTGGAACTCTCGGGATGCGCCGGCATTGACAGTCTGTGCCGCCGTCTGGCCAGCGCCGCCTTCTGCGGAACCGTGCTGGCGATCCCCTGCCTGATGCCGGGCAATATCCGCCACCGGGCCCATACGTACGGCCAAACCTACGGCTCGCAGGAGAGGCGAGGGGAGTACGACACCTATTTGGCCTGGCCGGGGCGGCCCGACGGTTCCACCGGTGAACGGCTGTGCCACCGCGTCTGGAACGAGGTCGTGTCGCGCGCCGATGTGGTGGTCAACTTCCACGCCTGGCAGAACAGCGCCAGTTGCCTGTTCACCGACCGGCTGGTTCCCGGCGCGGCGGCGCTGGCGGGGAGCTTTGGTAACGTCTTTAATATTCTGGAGGATGACCTGAAGGGGTGCCTGCATTCCCGCGTGCTGGAGACCGGCCGCCCCGCGGCCCTGGTCGAGACACACGGTCAGTGCCGTATCGAGCCCGAGGCTGTGGAGCGCGTCCGGCAGGGCCTTTGGAATGTCATGGTAACCCTGGGTATGGTGGACGGGCCTCTCGAACTCCCGCGGCCGATGTTCGCGGCGGGCGCGGAGCACCTGATTCGCGCGCCGAAGGCCGGGCTGTTCGTCCCCCTGAAGGCGCTCGAACAGGTCACGCGCGCCGGCGAATTGCTGGGCTACATGCTCGACGTGGAGACGGGCGAGCGCACCGATATCGTCTCGCCCGTCGATGGTGCGATCTGGCTGATTGCCCGCAACGGGCCCAAAGCCGACGTGGTTTTGCAGGGGATGCATGCCTACGCCGACCCGGGCGATCTGGTTGTGCTGATCAAGGCGATCACCCCCTTGAACTGCAGCAATTCTAATATTGGGTTTGGATCGTAGGCGGTGCCTCGCCCCTGAGAATGAGAATTGCTGCCGTGGCGGCGGTGGGGATAGGCAAAGGCTCCGTCATGTGCGATGATGGCCCCGTTCTTTTTGCAAGAGTCTCGGGAGATAGACGGTGATGATAACGATGCGGCGGATTATCACGCTCGCCTGCTTGGCCGCTGGCTGGGTCCGCGCGGCAGGGTGGGGCGATCCTGAAGTGACGATCACAATCCTGACGGTCGTGCCGCGCGATGCGCGGACCGCGACGGGTTTGGCGGATTCCAGCCGATTCGCGCGGTCTGCGATGGCCGGTATAAACTGGTCATCAATCTCTTGGCCACCGACGAATGTTACGACCTGCAGTCCGAGCCGGGTGAGCTCACCAATCTGATCGACTCGGCCGATCACGCCCCGATACGAACCCGGTTGCACGACGCTATTCTGGACTGGATGAATCGTACCCGCGACCCCTTCCGAGGCTATTGCTGGGAACGCCGCCCGTGGCGCACCGATGCCCGATCAGCCACCTGGGATTACACCGCCATGACTCGGCAGCGAGAAGACGAACAAGAGCCACGGCAGTTGGATTACAACACGGGGCTGGAGATGAAGGCCGCGATCAGACCTAAATAGACACGCCATGCGGGACGTTCACGGCGGGCATTCGCTTTTCAGGGGACACGGGCCTGTACCCACCGCACCTGAAAGCGCGTTGCGTTCGCGATCACGTGCTCGGCGAACGCATGTCTGGGCCACACGCGCCAGAGGGTTCCCGTTCCAGAAGGTCCGTCAGGGTCAGTGTTCGGGTGTGGCGGTCTAGGCGAACGGTCTGCAGACACCGCGCGCCAATCGATGTTTTGTAGGCCTGTCCGTCCACGGTCAGCGTGAAATCGGTATCCACTCCGGCCACTTCCCAAAAGCGCAAAATCAGGGCATCGCCCGCTTCCGCTTTCTTCATGGCGCCCAGGATGACGTTATCGCGATCGGTCACGGCAAACGGCACGGAACATACAGGTCGATCAGCGCGCCGGGTGGGGTAATAGACCAGTTGCTCAAGCCCCACATTCGCTTCGTAGGCCAGGCGCGCCAGGCGCTCGTCGGTGGAGGCTGCTTCGCCGAACACGAAAGTAAAGCGCGCCTGGCGTTCCCCCTGTTCGTGGTGCGGGATGAACCGGTGACGGTAGCGTTGCCAGGTGTCGGTCACCGTCATGCACGCGTAGGCCGGACTGCGCAAGACGCTGAGCCAGGTGGCGCCGTCCTGCTGATGGTAGCCGTGCGTTCCGTGGCTGATCATCCCGATGCTGTGCCGGTTATCGGCGTCGGTCAGGCGCAGAAAGCGCTGATAGGTGCGCTCCCGGTCCGGACGGTCGACTGCGTCGGCCTCATCATCGATGCTGTAACATTTCTCCGCGCGGATGCGAGGCAATGGGTCGGCTGGAACCAATCCGAGCTTCAGCATCTTGTCACGCTCTGCCCAGAAGATGTCTAATTCCACCTCCAGGACCGCGCGCTGCTTGTTGATCTTGTAGCGTTGCGTCAACGCCGTGCGTCCGGAGACAAAGAGCGCTTCCACCACCCTGCGGATCGGGCCGTCCTCCAGGATGCGCACCGGCGGGATCAGCTCCGCGTAGTCTGGATTGATCGATTCCGAGGTCAGGAGTCGCGCGGTCTCTGCGGGAGTGGCCAGGCGGAAGTTTTCCTTTGACTGAGCCCACTCTTTGGCTGCGCTCCAGCCCCAACAGCTCGGCACATCGTCGAAAATGCGAGGCGTAAACGCGCCCGGTTGCACCTGTTCCCGACCCTCGGCCATGAGGCTGTCGATCAACCCGGTGCTCAGGTTGATCGTCACTTGCATCGCCGCGCCGTCGATCGTGAGCAAGTCGCCGGCAGGGAGCGCAGGCGACTGCCAGCGAACGACCTGGTCTGGCGGTAGCACCCGATAGTCGGCATCGAACCGCTTATAGGACAACGGCGGGATGGTGGCGCGGAAGACAGCCTTTTGCCGCCACTCGCTCCAGTGCGGATTGTCAAGGTTCAGATCGCCCTTTTCAAACTGGGCCTCCACCGGTTTGCCGTCACAGGTGAGGGTGCGCACGATGGCGTCCGCGCCAGCCTGGCGGGCCGTGCCGTACTCCATCTCCACCTCGCGGGTGACCTCCCAGTTGTGCGGGTTAAAGATGAAAAACGGCGTGATCTCACGATCGGTCAGGGGTTCATCGCGCAGCAAGGCAATCATGCCCTCGACCTTTTTGCGGCGCAGGATCTCCTCGGCATGCCCCAAAAGCTTCAGGCTGTCGGCTTCCACCTGCTGCGTGCACGAGCCGGGCAGGATGTCGTGGAACTCGGCAAACAAAATGTCCTTCCAGGCCACCTCCAAGTCTTTGGTCGGATAATCCCTTCGCCCCTGCCACCACGCGAGCGCGCAGATCTTTTCGGTGAGATGAGCCAGGTTTTCCAAGCGGCGGTGCTGCTGCTTGACGCGCTGCATCGAGCTGTAGCACCCCTCCATGACCCTGTTGAAATCACCGGTCACCACGGGGAGGTTCTCGCGACCGCGCACCGTGAGTGTGTGCGCAAAGAATGCCTCCGGGGTGGACTCGATGAACGCGACGTTCGGGAAATCGGCGCGCATGCCCGGAATCTGCGCATATTCAGCCCGGGAGGGGCCGCCGCCGTGATTACCCACCCCCCAGAGATACATGAAGTCGCCTTCCGCCTCGCGGTAGTGGGCCGGCCAACTGCCGGTTCGCGCCTCATCCTTCGGCACGTCGCCCTCTCCGTCGATCGCTGTCCCCATCATCCATCGCCGAAGATTTCCCTGGGTCAGGTAATGATCGTCGCTGCGGCGGGCGATGATTTCGGCTCCGGATGCGTGCCGCCAGCGGAAGCTACCGATGGGCAACGGTCGTTGGCCCGCCGTGGGACGGCAAAAGACATAGGCGTCACAGCCGCAACCGGCCAGGATCTGGATCATGCCTTGCGGATGCCCGAAGGAATCGAAGTTGTAGGCCACCCGCGGCTCCACGTCGAACTTATCGGCAAAGTAGCGCTTCCCGATCAGAAACTGCCGGATCATGGACTCGCCGGAGGCCGCTATCATGTCCGGTTGCACGTAAGCGCCGCCTGCGATATGCCAACGCCCCTCCTTCACCTGCTGCTGTATACGCGCAAACAGGGCGGGATCATTGCGTTCCACCCACTCGTACAACAACGCCTCGTTGTGGTTGAAAACGAATTCGGGGTATTCGTCGATGAAATCCGCGGCCACGCGAAACGTGGAAATGGCCTCGGCCAACCCCTCTTCCCAGGGCCACAACCAGACCGGGTCAAGATGCGCGTTGCAGACGAGAAAACATTTCTGTTTCATAAGCGATCCTCTCCTTAATCCTCAT
Coding sequences within it:
- a CDS encoding OmpA family protein: MKTLNLILLATVASVVASAPVSAQEKSDIGKWYVSPGIGVLIFEGNEPANAGSIGLLRLGYEATDHLTFEFGGLYGPRFSKSSQSKYGPETFKPAEAWGVSADVLYHFNRWERWDPYVSVGAGYMRSPDRIFADHSVDAWMPRVGGGVIWHWTDSVSLRANATLAAGIHSKVEAVPMFDLGMIYRFGGQPAAAPTGTGAVVGETDTDGDGLTDAEEARLGTNPRMKDTDGDGLTDGEEVNVYKTDPLNRDTDFDLLSDGDEVLKYKTDPLKPDTDAGGVWDGHEVLEDSTDPLNKNDDLMLFAVQVEFGYDETVIRDPKYFAQFDVIAKVLTRHPEATAVIEGHADRKAKSSPQYNQNLSELRAKAVQKHLTEKGIQASRLKAVGFGFTRPKVQPDLVNGNPENRRVEIYIRGAGGLAAKEAFLKEEASTK
- the mtnP gene encoding S-methyl-5'-thioadenosine phosphorylase: MSIGIIGGSGLDNPDFFANPHDEAVVTPYGEPSSPLKHGTIGGVAVVLLARHGRGHTLPPTQVNDRANIHALKMAGCTHIVATTAVGSLREEIHRGDLVILDQFIDFTRRRHLTFHDSFAWQAPVHAPMADPFNGAMRALLIAACERLGYAHHPRGTVITIEGPRFSTRAESRMFRLWGADVVNMSVAIEAGLANEARIPYAAVAMCTDYDCWKEDEEPVSWEAIAAVFKQNAEKVARLLMQVIPLVTTPGGEAR